From Nocardioides daedukensis, the proteins below share one genomic window:
- the lpdA gene encoding dihydrolipoyl dehydrogenase: MTHFNVLVLGAGPGGYVAGIRAAQLGLSVAVVEEKYWGGVCLNVGCIPSKALLKNAELAHTLTHDKAKFGIEGDATMAFGPTHKRSRQVSAGIVKGVHFLMKKNKITEINGRGTLTGATGIDVVDADGNSSSHTFDNLIIATGAHVRMLPGIEKSKNVVTYEEQILDENLPSSIIIGGSGAIGVEFAYVLKNFGVDVTIVEFLDRMVPTEDADVSKELLKHYKKLGVKVLLSTKVEGVEDTGSGVKVTVSPAAGGDSEVLEADRMLAAFGFAPNVEGYGLDAAGVELTERGAIAVDGRGRTNVENIYAIGDVTAKFMLAHAAEAAGIVAAETIAGAETQEINYDMIPRATYCQPQIGSFGYSEEQAKEKGYDVKTATFPFSANGKAQGLGEAVGFVKVIADAEHNEFLGAHMIGPDVTEQLPVLTLAQQWDLTADEVARNVFAHPTLSEAVKEAVHGIAGHMINF, translated from the coding sequence GTGACCCACTTCAATGTCCTTGTCCTTGGTGCCGGTCCTGGTGGTTATGTCGCGGGGATCCGCGCAGCCCAGCTCGGCCTGTCTGTCGCGGTCGTCGAAGAGAAGTACTGGGGCGGTGTCTGCCTGAACGTGGGTTGTATTCCCTCCAAGGCTCTCCTCAAGAACGCCGAGCTCGCCCACACGCTGACCCACGACAAGGCGAAGTTCGGGATCGAGGGTGACGCCACGATGGCGTTCGGCCCGACCCACAAGCGGTCGCGGCAGGTGAGCGCCGGCATCGTCAAGGGCGTCCACTTCCTGATGAAGAAGAACAAGATCACCGAGATCAACGGTCGCGGCACGCTGACCGGCGCGACGGGCATCGACGTGGTGGACGCCGACGGCAACAGCTCGTCGCACACCTTCGACAACCTGATCATCGCCACCGGCGCGCACGTGCGGATGCTGCCCGGCATCGAGAAGAGCAAGAACGTCGTCACCTATGAGGAGCAGATCCTCGACGAGAACCTGCCGAGCTCGATCATCATCGGCGGCTCGGGTGCGATCGGTGTCGAGTTCGCCTACGTGCTGAAGAACTTCGGCGTGGACGTCACCATCGTGGAGTTCCTCGACCGGATGGTCCCCACCGAGGACGCCGACGTGTCCAAGGAGCTCCTCAAGCACTACAAGAAGCTCGGTGTGAAGGTCCTCCTCTCGACCAAGGTCGAAGGAGTCGAGGACACCGGGTCGGGCGTCAAGGTCACGGTCAGCCCGGCCGCCGGCGGTGACTCCGAGGTCCTCGAGGCAGACCGGATGCTCGCCGCCTTCGGCTTCGCGCCGAACGTCGAGGGCTATGGCCTCGACGCTGCTGGTGTGGAGCTGACCGAGCGCGGCGCGATCGCCGTCGACGGGCGTGGACGCACCAACGTGGAGAACATCTACGCGATCGGTGACGTCACCGCGAAGTTCATGCTCGCCCACGCCGCCGAGGCGGCCGGGATCGTGGCCGCCGAGACGATCGCCGGAGCGGAGACGCAGGAGATCAACTACGACATGATTCCGCGGGCGACCTACTGCCAGCCGCAGATCGGTTCCTTCGGCTATTCCGAGGAGCAGGCCAAGGAGAAGGGGTACGACGTCAAGACGGCCACCTTCCCGTTCTCCGCGAACGGCAAGGCGCAAGGCCTCGGTGAGGCAGTCGGCTTCGTCAAGGTGATCGCCGACGCCGAGCACAACGAGTTCCTCGGCGCGCACATGATCGGCCCGGACGTCACCGAGCAGCTGCCGGTGCTGACCCTGGCCCAGCAGTGGGACCTGACGGCGGACGAGGTGGCACGCAACGTGTTCGCCCACCCGACGCTCTCCGAGGCGGTCAAGGAAGCAGTGCACGGCATCGCCGGGCACATGATCAACTTCTGA
- a CDS encoding NAD(P)H-quinone dehydrogenase encodes MPTSNRVVIVGGGPGGYESALVAAQLGAEVTLVDTDGLGGSAVLTDCVPSKTLIATAEVMTEVAASAELGVSFTDTQGDAATSIRVDLAKVNARVRRLADEQSADIARRMERDGVRVIRGRGRLSDPHRVEVTDADGVRSVLEADAILVATGASPRTLASAEPDGERILTWEQVYDLTEVPEKLIVVGSGVTGAEFASAYLALGIDVTLVSSRDRVLPGEDADASAVLEQVATRKGMKVLGKSRMESVIRHGDSVTVTLTDGRTVEGSHCILALGSVPNTADLGLEEAGVITDEAGFIKVDRVSRTSARGVYAAGDCTGVLMLASVAGMQGRIAMWHFLGDAVAPLDLKKVSSNVFTAPEIATVGWSQQAVDAGEIQADCVMLPLAGNARAKMQGVTDGFVKLFCRPGTGIVVGGVVVGPRASELIHPVAIAVGESLTADQLAQVFTVYPSVSGSVAEAARRLHKI; translated from the coding sequence ATGCCCACTTCGAATCGTGTCGTCATCGTCGGGGGAGGCCCGGGCGGATATGAGTCCGCCCTGGTCGCCGCACAGCTCGGCGCGGAGGTCACGCTGGTCGACACCGACGGCCTCGGCGGGTCCGCGGTGCTCACCGACTGCGTGCCGAGCAAGACCCTGATCGCCACGGCCGAGGTGATGACCGAGGTGGCTGCTTCAGCCGAGCTCGGGGTGTCCTTCACCGACACCCAGGGGGACGCGGCCACCAGCATTCGCGTCGACCTGGCCAAGGTGAACGCGCGCGTACGCCGTCTCGCCGACGAGCAGTCGGCCGACATCGCCCGTCGAATGGAACGCGACGGGGTGCGGGTGATCCGGGGCCGTGGTCGGCTGAGTGATCCGCACCGGGTCGAGGTGACCGACGCCGACGGCGTACGTTCCGTCCTCGAGGCGGATGCCATCCTGGTCGCCACCGGTGCCTCGCCCCGGACCTTGGCCTCGGCCGAGCCCGATGGTGAACGCATCCTGACCTGGGAGCAGGTCTATGACCTCACCGAGGTGCCGGAGAAGCTGATCGTGGTCGGTTCGGGCGTCACCGGGGCGGAGTTCGCCTCCGCCTATCTGGCGCTGGGCATCGACGTCACCCTGGTCTCCTCGCGCGACCGGGTCCTTCCCGGTGAGGACGCGGATGCCTCGGCGGTCCTCGAGCAGGTGGCCACCCGCAAGGGGATGAAGGTGCTCGGCAAGTCCCGGATGGAGTCCGTGATCCGTCACGGGGACTCGGTGACCGTGACGCTGACGGACGGTCGCACGGTCGAGGGCTCGCACTGCATCCTCGCGCTCGGCTCGGTCCCGAACACTGCCGACCTCGGTCTCGAGGAGGCCGGCGTGATCACCGATGAGGCTGGCTTCATCAAGGTGGACAGGGTCTCTCGGACCTCGGCACGCGGTGTCTATGCGGCCGGTGACTGCACTGGCGTGCTGATGCTCGCCTCCGTGGCCGGGATGCAGGGCCGGATCGCCATGTGGCACTTCCTCGGGGACGCGGTGGCACCGCTGGACCTGAAGAAGGTGTCCTCCAACGTCTTCACCGCACCCGAGATCGCCACGGTGGGCTGGTCGCAGCAGGCCGTCGACGCCGGTGAGATCCAGGCGGACTGTGTGATGCTCCCGCTCGCCGGCAATGCCCGGGCCAAGATGCAGGGCGTCACCGATGGCTTCGTGAAGCTGTTCTGCCGGCCCGGCACCGGGATCGTCGTCGGCGGCGTCGTCGTCGGCCCACGCGCCTCGGAGCTGATCCACCCGGTCGCGATCGCGGTGGGGGAGTCACTGACCGCCGACCAGCTGGCCCAGGTGTTCACCGTCTATCCGTCGGTGTCGGGATCGGTCGCAGAGGCTGCGCGGCGCCTGCACAAGATCTGA
- a CDS encoding SpoIID/LytB domain-containing protein: MRRTPLLTTFCALSAALIVGLTATLSGGSASAAPTVAAKKLTVNKSYRMPSTGSVKLVGHGFGHGHGMSQYGAEGAAREGLSWKQILGFYYPGTSLSTAKGRISVLISANTTRYTVVQARSHLRVKRPSTREAWTLPDRGATKWRLAVSSKGESRVEYYRDKWRIWRTIPGTLEFHAGGAAIRLYVGNTSVRYRGTLRSAIPKPGTRERQTVNLVDVNHYTQGVVAREMPATWSPNAVRAQSVAARTYGVRQKATPLTRTYHICDTTACQVYGGVEAEHSASNAAVQATKSQVLTSGGKPAFTQFSSSSGGWTADSSKFSYLPAKQDPYDGWAGNPVHEWRLDLDVAKVEKAWPTIGNLETIKIRDRDGNGEWGGRVNTLTMFGSQGSRTIYATEFRSKLGLRSTWFDFAS, translated from the coding sequence ATGCGTCGCACCCCGCTCCTGACCACGTTCTGCGCCCTCAGCGCGGCCCTGATCGTCGGTCTCACCGCCACCCTCTCCGGAGGTTCCGCGAGTGCGGCGCCGACCGTTGCCGCCAAGAAGCTCACCGTGAACAAGTCCTACCGGATGCCGAGCACCGGAAGCGTGAAGCTCGTCGGTCACGGCTTCGGCCACGGGCACGGGATGTCGCAGTACGGCGCCGAGGGCGCGGCCCGCGAGGGACTGAGCTGGAAGCAGATCCTGGGGTTCTACTACCCGGGCACCAGCCTGAGCACGGCAAAGGGCCGGATCTCGGTCCTGATCTCCGCGAACACCACCCGCTACACCGTGGTCCAGGCCAGGTCCCACCTGCGGGTCAAGCGACCCAGCACCCGGGAGGCATGGACCCTGCCCGACCGCGGCGCCACGAAATGGCGCCTCGCGGTGAGCAGCAAGGGCGAGAGCCGTGTCGAGTACTACCGCGACAAGTGGCGGATCTGGCGGACCATCCCCGGGACGCTCGAGTTCCACGCCGGCGGTGCCGCCATCCGGCTCTACGTCGGCAACACCTCGGTGCGCTATCGCGGGACGCTTCGCTCGGCGATCCCCAAGCCGGGCACCAGGGAGCGCCAGACCGTGAACCTGGTCGACGTGAACCACTACACCCAGGGCGTGGTCGCCCGTGAGATGCCGGCGACCTGGAGCCCGAACGCCGTACGCGCCCAGTCCGTCGCCGCCCGCACCTATGGGGTGCGCCAGAAGGCCACGCCACTGACCAGGACCTATCACATCTGCGACACCACGGCCTGCCAGGTCTATGGCGGTGTGGAGGCCGAGCACTCGGCCTCGAACGCCGCGGTCCAGGCCACGAAGAGCCAGGTGCTGACCTCGGGTGGAAAGCCGGCCTTCACCCAGTTCAGCTCGAGCAGCGGTGGCTGGACCGCCGACAGCTCCAAGTTCTCCTACCTGCCGGCCAAGCAGGACCCGTACGACGGCTGGGCCGGCAACCCGGTCCACGAGTGGCGCCTCGACCTCGACGTGGCCAAGGTGGAGAAGGCCTGGCCGACGATCGGCAACCTGGAGACGATCAAGATCCGCGACCGCGACGGCAACGGCGAATGGGGCGGCCGGGTGAACACCCTGACCATGTTCGGCTCCCAGGGGTCGAGGACGATCTATGCCACCGAGTTCCGCTCCAAGCTCGGGCTGCGCTCGACCTGGTTCGACTTCGCGTCCTAG
- a CDS encoding biotin/lipoyl-containing protein — MPAHVEAPFQGFVTPLVRVGDRVEIGDPVAMIEAMKMEAAITAPRSGTIVRVVVDGTESVAGGDLVVVLEPAVRG; from the coding sequence ATGCCCGCCCACGTCGAAGCGCCCTTCCAGGGCTTCGTCACGCCCTTGGTGCGCGTCGGTGACCGGGTCGAGATCGGCGACCCGGTCGCGATGATCGAGGCGATGAAGATGGAGGCCGCGATCACCGCGCCCAGGTCGGGCACGATCGTGCGGGTGGTCGTCGACGGGACCGAGTCGGTGGCCGGCGGGGACCTGGTCGTGGTCCTGGAGCCCGCCGTCCGAGGCTAG
- a CDS encoding acetyl/propionyl/methylcrotonyl-CoA carboxylase subunit alpha: MPEIKPLQKVLIANRGEIAVRVIRACKDAGIGSVAVYAEPDREALFVRLADEAHTLNGATPAETYLDIPKIIEVAKRSGADSVHPGYGFLAENAQFAQAVLDAGLIWIGPSPDAIDALGDKAKAKHIAERAKAPLAPGTKDPVKDADEVIALAKEFGLPVAIKAVYGGGGRGLKVARTLEEIPELFESATREAIGAFGRGECLVEKFLDRPRHVETQCLADQHGNVVVVSTRDCSLQRRHQKLVEEAPAPFLTDEQNQRLYESSKAILKEAGYVGAGTCEFLVAADGTISFLEVNTRLQVEHCVSEEVTGIDLVREMFRIAAGEELGYGDPEIRGHSIEFRVNAEDPGNNFMPAPGTLTEWAPPSGPGIRIDSGYEKGETIPGSFDSLVAKLIVTGKDRTQAIERSRRAISEFRIEGMPTALTFDEVVLNDPAYVGASNPSGEGDFTVYTTWIETDFDNQIPPYSGDAGEAEEPAERQKVTVEVGGRRLEVVIPGGLGGLAGGGAAAGAKKPKRTAKKAGAAASGDSVTSPMQGTIVKVAVEEGATVAEGDVIVVLEAMKMEQPLKAHKAGTVSGLEATVGSTVNNGAVICELKD, translated from the coding sequence GTGCCCGAGATCAAGCCCCTGCAAAAGGTCCTCATCGCCAACCGCGGCGAGATCGCGGTGCGCGTCATTCGCGCCTGCAAGGACGCAGGCATCGGTTCCGTTGCCGTCTACGCGGAGCCGGACCGCGAGGCCCTCTTCGTCCGTCTCGCCGACGAAGCACACACCCTCAACGGCGCCACGCCCGCAGAGACCTACCTCGACATCCCCAAGATCATCGAGGTCGCCAAGCGCTCCGGCGCCGACTCGGTGCACCCCGGCTACGGCTTCCTCGCCGAGAACGCCCAGTTCGCCCAGGCCGTCCTCGACGCCGGGCTGATCTGGATCGGCCCCTCCCCCGACGCCATCGACGCCCTGGGCGACAAGGCCAAGGCCAAGCACATCGCCGAGCGCGCCAAGGCGCCGCTCGCCCCCGGCACGAAGGACCCGGTCAAGGACGCCGACGAGGTCATCGCGCTGGCCAAGGAGTTCGGTCTCCCGGTCGCCATCAAGGCCGTCTACGGCGGCGGTGGCCGTGGCCTCAAGGTCGCCCGCACGCTGGAGGAGATCCCCGAGCTGTTCGAGTCGGCGACCCGTGAGGCGATCGGCGCCTTCGGCCGCGGCGAGTGCCTGGTCGAGAAGTTCCTCGACCGCCCCCGCCACGTCGAGACCCAATGCCTCGCCGACCAGCACGGCAACGTGGTCGTCGTCTCGACCCGCGACTGCTCGCTCCAGCGCCGGCACCAGAAGCTGGTCGAGGAGGCCCCCGCGCCGTTCCTCACCGACGAGCAGAACCAGCGCCTCTACGAGTCGTCCAAGGCGATCCTGAAGGAAGCCGGCTACGTCGGTGCCGGAACCTGCGAGTTCCTGGTCGCCGCAGACGGCACCATCTCGTTCCTCGAGGTCAACACCCGCCTCCAGGTCGAGCACTGCGTCTCCGAGGAAGTCACCGGCATCGACCTGGTCCGCGAGATGTTCCGCATCGCCGCCGGCGAGGAGCTCGGCTACGGCGACCCCGAGATCCGCGGGCACTCCATCGAGTTCCGCGTCAACGCCGAGGACCCGGGCAACAACTTCATGCCCGCACCCGGCACGCTCACCGAGTGGGCTCCGCCGAGTGGTCCCGGCATCCGCATCGACTCCGGCTACGAGAAGGGCGAGACCATCCCGGGCTCGTTCGACTCCCTGGTCGCCAAGCTGATCGTGACCGGCAAGGACCGCACCCAGGCGATCGAGCGATCCCGCCGGGCGATCTCCGAGTTCCGGATCGAGGGCATGCCCACCGCGCTCACGTTCGACGAGGTCGTGCTCAACGACCCGGCGTACGTCGGTGCCTCCAACCCGTCGGGCGAGGGCGACTTCACCGTCTACACCACCTGGATCGAGACTGACTTCGACAACCAGATCCCGCCCTACTCCGGCGACGCCGGCGAGGCAGAGGAGCCGGCCGAGCGCCAGAAGGTGACCGTCGAGGTCGGCGGCAGGCGCCTTGAGGTGGTCATCCCCGGTGGGCTCGGCGGTCTGGCCGGCGGCGGCGCCGCTGCCGGAGCCAAGAAGCCGAAGCGCACCGCGAAGAAGGCCGGCGCTGCTGCTTCCGGTGACTCGGTCACCTCGCCCATGCAGGGCACGATCGTCAAGGTCGCCGTCGAGGAGGGTGCAACCGTCGCCGAGGGCGACGTCATCGTCGTGCTCGAGGCGATGAAGATGGAGCAGCCCCTTAAGGCGCACAAGGCCGGAACGGTGAGCGGCCTGGAGGCCACGGTCGGCAGCACGGTCAACAACGGTGCCGTCATCTGCGAGCTCAAGGACTGA
- a CDS encoding oxygenase MpaB family protein: MTQTLPSAAPEALNRPVPTRYRSATAWAERAAAPLRLTAGPGARPTPAEVEALKAGLLRRDEPAAALVRAMRVDRSVSMKQIRAALDDGITADSPAPLKEFFEPLRERPDWVRDDLLERGARACRRLGVDGLRVLGLGSLLGGYRTGAALEPLVRTGRLTGEEGQRRLNETTAWWLAITAPGGLEPGAEGWNLSVHVRIMHAFVNDQLEQAPDWDWDFRGVPINQYDQASTLGVFSTSFLLHARLFGHYVSRRDSKAIMHLWSYVGWLMGVDDAWLPRTERIGRRLLYQFLAGDPAPDENSLLLADSLLSSIDAGEGSALTKRFERERTLSMATGLLGPGAMRDLGLPMRLPWFTGWRFLVNLPLSQVLARVPGTDELTVRRGNASIERECRRIFGDDGPSAHGVAPL; encoded by the coding sequence ATGACCCAGACACTCCCCTCAGCTGCACCCGAGGCCCTCAACCGACCGGTTCCCACCCGCTATCGCTCGGCCACGGCATGGGCAGAGCGGGCAGCCGCCCCGCTACGGCTGACCGCGGGACCGGGCGCCCGCCCCACGCCCGCCGAGGTGGAGGCGCTCAAGGCCGGGCTGCTGCGACGCGACGAGCCAGCCGCTGCACTGGTCCGCGCGATGCGCGTGGACCGGTCGGTGAGCATGAAGCAGATCCGCGCCGCACTCGACGACGGGATCACCGCCGACTCCCCCGCACCACTGAAGGAGTTCTTCGAGCCCCTGCGCGAACGACCCGACTGGGTGCGCGACGACCTCCTCGAGCGCGGCGCCCGGGCCTGCCGCAGGCTGGGCGTCGACGGCCTGCGGGTCCTCGGCCTCGGCTCACTGCTCGGTGGCTATCGCACCGGGGCGGCCCTCGAGCCGCTGGTGCGCACCGGCCGACTGACCGGGGAGGAGGGCCAGCGTCGCCTCAACGAGACCACCGCCTGGTGGCTCGCCATCACCGCTCCCGGCGGACTCGAGCCAGGGGCCGAGGGATGGAACCTCTCGGTCCACGTCCGGATCATGCACGCCTTCGTCAACGACCAGCTGGAGCAGGCGCCCGACTGGGACTGGGACTTCCGCGGCGTCCCGATCAACCAGTACGACCAGGCCAGCACCCTGGGCGTCTTCAGCACCAGCTTCCTGCTCCACGCCCGCCTGTTCGGCCACTACGTGAGCCGTCGCGACAGCAAGGCGATCATGCACCTGTGGTCCTACGTCGGCTGGCTGATGGGCGTCGACGACGCATGGCTGCCCCGCACCGAGCGGATCGGGCGCCGGCTGCTCTACCAGTTCCTGGCCGGCGATCCGGCTCCCGACGAGAACTCCCTGCTCCTCGCCGACTCACTGCTCTCCTCGATCGATGCCGGTGAGGGCTCGGCCCTGACCAAGCGCTTCGAGCGCGAGCGCACCCTGAGCATGGCCACCGGCCTGCTCGGGCCCGGCGCGATGCGCGACCTCGGCCTTCCCATGCGGTTGCCGTGGTTCACCGGCTGGCGCTTCCTGGTCAACCTGCCGCTGAGCCAGGTGCTGGCTCGGGTGCCCGGAACCGACGAGCTGACCGTGCGCCGGGGCAACGCCTCGATCGAACGCGAGTGCCGGCGCATCTTCGGCGACGACGGGCCCTCGGCCCACGGGGTCGCGCCGCTCTGA
- a CDS encoding TetR/AcrR family transcriptional regulator: MQTRKPPVQQRSRQTMDRLLDATAQVLADRGYAGLTTNHVAAEAGVSVGSLYRWFADKGELVEGLRQRSNDMILTDLSATLVRTASLPTREAVGLVLTRLVELLDEHSVVVGALLREAPLGTHQNLLPEVEHRLAGYVRVFVLQHAPGLSEVERETRIHFALGIALGTCLRIVFDRPEGVDAGRLLEMTADLLALGLSVPGPD; encoded by the coding sequence ATGCAGACCCGGAAGCCGCCGGTCCAGCAGCGTTCGCGCCAGACGATGGACCGGCTGCTCGACGCCACCGCCCAGGTCCTGGCCGATCGGGGGTATGCCGGGCTGACCACCAACCACGTCGCTGCCGAGGCAGGAGTGAGCGTGGGGTCGCTCTATCGCTGGTTCGCCGACAAGGGCGAGCTCGTGGAGGGCCTGCGCCAGCGCTCCAACGACATGATCCTCACCGACCTGTCCGCGACCCTGGTCCGCACCGCATCCCTGCCGACCCGGGAGGCGGTCGGTCTGGTGCTGACCCGACTGGTCGAGCTGCTCGACGAGCACTCCGTCGTGGTGGGGGCGCTGCTGCGCGAGGCCCCCTTGGGCACGCACCAGAACCTGCTTCCCGAGGTCGAGCACCGGCTGGCCGGTTATGTCCGGGTCTTCGTGCTCCAGCACGCGCCCGGGCTGAGCGAGGTCGAGCGGGAGACCCGGATCCACTTCGCGCTCGGCATCGCCCTGGGGACCTGCCTGCGGATCGTCTTCGACCGCCCTGAGGGGGTCGATGCCGGGCGGCTGCTCGAGATGACCGCGGACCTGCTTGCCCTGGGCCTCTCCGTGCCGGGACCCGACTGA
- a CDS encoding MerR family transcriptional regulator: MTWTIRQLADDYDLTLRTLRHYEDLGLLHPVRVGTERQYHQRDRIRLELILRGRRVGFSLDEIATIVNMYDEPPGEAGQLEFLIEQCEIRRRALEQQRLDIDATLADLAGIAERCRTDLRSLAE, from the coding sequence ATGACCTGGACGATCCGGCAGCTCGCCGACGACTACGACCTCACCCTGCGCACCCTGCGCCACTACGAGGACCTGGGCCTGCTGCATCCGGTGCGGGTGGGCACCGAACGCCAGTACCACCAGCGCGACCGGATCCGTCTCGAGCTGATCCTGCGTGGTCGCCGGGTCGGCTTCAGCCTGGACGAGATCGCCACGATCGTGAACATGTACGACGAGCCGCCCGGCGAGGCGGGCCAGCTCGAGTTCCTCATCGAGCAATGCGAGATCCGGCGCCGGGCGCTCGAGCAGCAGCGGCTCGACATCGACGCGACCCTGGCCGATCTGGCCGGGATAGCCGAGCGGTGCCGCACGGACCTGCGCTCATTGGCCGAGTGA
- a CDS encoding acyl-CoA dehydrogenase family protein — translation MSFELSREHEEFRRSVRDFAEAEIAPHVAQWDKEHHFPVDVVHKMGALGLFGLTSPEEFGGAGLAPEDGPFTSLCLAIEELGRVDQSMGITLEAGVGLGINPILTFGNDEQKQAHLPDLVAGRNLAGFGLTEPGAGSDAGATKTKAELVNGEWVINGSKQFITNSGSAITSLVTVTARTGTRENGTAEISTIIVESGTPGFTAEKGYDKLGWHISDTHPLSFTDVHVPEANLLGQRGRGFAQFLATLDDGRIAIAALAVGLIQACRDLCVEYALDRQTMGGPIGRKQGVAFQIADLDVMLQAGRLLTYRAAAMKDAGAPVKELKHAASIAKLYTSESAVTATRIATQVFGGYGFMEEYPVARFYRDAKILEIGEGTSEVQRMLIARGLGLPVE, via the coding sequence ATGTCGTTCGAACTGTCCCGTGAGCACGAAGAGTTCCGCCGCTCCGTGCGTGACTTCGCCGAGGCCGAGATCGCGCCGCACGTCGCACAGTGGGACAAGGAGCACCACTTCCCGGTCGACGTCGTGCACAAGATGGGCGCACTGGGCCTCTTCGGGCTCACGTCCCCCGAGGAGTTCGGTGGCGCCGGGCTCGCGCCCGAGGACGGGCCGTTCACGTCGCTGTGCCTGGCCATCGAGGAGCTCGGCCGCGTCGACCAGTCGATGGGGATCACCCTGGAGGCCGGCGTCGGTCTGGGCATCAACCCGATCCTCACCTTCGGCAACGACGAGCAGAAGCAGGCCCACCTCCCGGACCTGGTTGCCGGTCGCAACCTCGCCGGCTTCGGCCTGACCGAGCCGGGGGCCGGCTCGGACGCCGGGGCCACCAAGACCAAGGCCGAGCTCGTCAACGGCGAGTGGGTCATCAACGGCTCGAAGCAGTTCATCACCAACTCCGGCTCGGCGATCACCTCGCTGGTCACCGTCACTGCGCGCACCGGCACCCGCGAGAACGGCACGGCCGAGATCAGCACCATCATCGTGGAGTCGGGCACGCCCGGCTTCACCGCCGAGAAGGGCTACGACAAGCTCGGCTGGCACATCTCCGACACCCACCCGCTCAGCTTCACCGACGTGCACGTCCCCGAGGCCAACCTGCTCGGGCAGCGCGGCCGCGGCTTCGCCCAGTTCCTGGCCACGCTCGACGACGGCCGCATCGCCATCGCCGCACTTGCCGTCGGCCTGATCCAGGCCTGCCGCGACCTGTGCGTCGAATATGCCCTCGACCGGCAGACCATGGGTGGCCCGATCGGACGCAAGCAGGGGGTCGCCTTCCAGATCGCCGACCTCGACGTGATGCTGCAGGCCGGACGCCTGCTGACCTACCGGGCTGCGGCCATGAAGGACGCCGGGGCGCCGGTCAAGGAGCTCAAGCACGCGGCCTCGATCGCCAAGCTCTACACCTCCGAGTCGGCGGTCACCGCGACCCGCATCGCCACCCAGGTCTTCGGTGGTTACGGCTTCATGGAGGAGTACCCCGTGGCCCGGTTCTATCGCGACGCGAAGATCCTGGAGATCGGCGAAGGAACCTCCGAGGTCCAGCGGATGCTTATTGCGCGCGGACTCGGGCTCCCCGTCGAGTAG
- a CDS encoding GtrA family protein, whose translation MGPKARRLLDETLRFMAVGGVATFVAFVIFNFLVHGVYLTEDPWMHSHPTLAYVVANTVGMVISYRGTKSWAFKNRETAHADGGRTAYVAINLATMALPIACLWISRNLLDQDSAFADNIAANVVGLGFGMVARFYLFRQVIFSQKNYAPAALAGTTTMPIPGNSVVARGSNRDESGPPESDPGHS comes from the coding sequence ATGGGTCCAAAGGCCAGACGTCTCCTCGACGAGACGCTCCGCTTCATGGCGGTGGGCGGCGTCGCGACGTTCGTGGCCTTCGTGATCTTCAACTTCCTGGTCCACGGGGTCTACCTGACCGAGGATCCGTGGATGCACAGCCACCCGACGCTGGCCTATGTCGTGGCCAACACGGTGGGCATGGTGATCAGCTATCGCGGCACCAAGTCATGGGCGTTCAAGAACCGCGAGACCGCGCACGCGGACGGCGGGCGCACGGCGTACGTCGCGATCAACCTGGCCACGATGGCGCTGCCCATCGCGTGCCTGTGGATCAGCCGCAACCTGCTCGACCAGGACTCCGCGTTCGCGGACAACATCGCGGCCAACGTGGTGGGTCTGGGCTTCGGCATGGTCGCGCGGTTCTACCTCTTCCGGCAGGTCATCTTCAGCCAGAAGAACTATGCACCCGCGGCGCTCGCCGGCACCACGACGATGCCGATCCCCGGCAACTCGGTGGTCGCTCGGGGCAGCAATCGCGACGAGTCAGGACCGCCAGAGTCCGACCCAGGCCACTCCTAG
- a CDS encoding Maf family protein encodes MTSLVLASASPARLATLRAAGIDPEVIVSGVDESQVADLPPAELALELARMKAAAVVPGVQGRDVVVLGCDSVLELDGEALGKPGTPEEATARWRAMRGRSGVLHSGHALHHVPSGGTASATASTTVYFADVDNDEIAAYVATGEPLHVAGAFTIDGLGGAFIRRIEGDHHNVVGVSLPLLRELLAGLGVAWVGLWRS; translated from the coding sequence ATGACGTCACTGGTCCTGGCCTCGGCCTCGCCGGCTCGGTTGGCCACGTTGCGCGCGGCCGGCATCGATCCCGAGGTGATCGTCTCCGGTGTCGACGAGTCGCAGGTCGCTGACCTGCCGCCGGCGGAGCTGGCCCTGGAGCTCGCCCGGATGAAGGCCGCCGCGGTCGTCCCAGGTGTCCAGGGACGCGACGTGGTGGTCCTCGGGTGCGACTCGGTCCTCGAGCTCGACGGCGAGGCGCTCGGCAAGCCCGGGACACCCGAGGAGGCGACCGCACGGTGGCGAGCCATGCGCGGGCGCAGCGGGGTGCTGCACTCCGGCCATGCACTGCACCACGTGCCCAGCGGAGGTACCGCCTCGGCGACCGCCTCGACCACGGTCTACTTCGCGGATGTCGACAACGACGAGATCGCGGCGTACGTCGCCACCGGCGAACCGTTGCACGTGGCGGGGGCCTTCACCATCGACGGGCTCGGCGGTGCGTTTATCCGCCGGATCGAGGGCGACCACCACAACGTCGTGGGCGTCAGCCTCCCGCTGCTCCGTGAGCTCCTGGCCGGGCTAGGAGTGGCCTGGGTCGGACTCTGGCGGTCCTGA